AAGATCGCTCCCAGACCTTTGCCCTTGAAAATCTCCCTGAAATGCCACTTTTTGGCTTGCGTCCTGTGCTTGCTAGCTTCCCTATCCCCAAAGGCAAAAAAGCTAGTGAAATCACCATTATTTCAAACAACAAGATTCTAGGGCTTTTGCCTAGGGATAATGCACTAGTGCTGAAATATGGCAATAATGTGATGACCAAAATCCTCCCCAAACGCGTGGAGCTTTATCAGGATCAATCAAGCCCCTAGAATCCACAATCGACAAGCAAGCACGAAAAATCTCTGTGGGCGAGCGCGTGCAAATAGCGCGTGAGATAAGCCTACCTAGCACAATAACACTTGATGATAAGCACACGATGCATTTGCGGCGTGGTGGGGCTTGTAGGGAAGGATCCTAGCCACATCACAAAGGCTTCTCTCAACCAAAATGCGAGCCTTGATACAGCCGGCAAGCTCTATCGCGCAGAAATCTATATCCAAGAGAAGCTAGAGCCTAG
The window above is part of the Helicobacter canis genome. Proteins encoded here:
- a CDS encoding M99 family metallopeptidase middle domain-containing protein, producing DRSQTFALENLPEMPLFGLRPVLASFPIPKGKKASEITIISNNKILGLLPRDNALVLKYGNNVMTKILPKRVELYQDQSSP